One stretch of Chryseobacterium indologenes DNA includes these proteins:
- a CDS encoding lysophospholipid acyltransferase family protein, producing MSFLIKILFFISKLPLRILYIFSDVMFFLNYYLVGYRKKVITQNLRNSFPDKSEDEIRKIRKKFYRNFSDYLVETIKSFSISETESRVRMQHINQDLFHEAKKEGKNIILLAGHVFNWEWINALARIIPQAHCHPVYRKVNSDFWENQMKKVRNKFGNEALEANEVIRNIFRSENNGDSAYMFVADQTPHFSHVTYGLDFMHQRTPAFIGYDKLATRMDLAFIYCEMKKVKRGYYQVNYYRIYPDQERFTENEVVRKFHKMLENTLHKHPDNYLWSHRKWKYQDSIKFFDSEKN from the coding sequence ATGAGCTTTTTAATCAAAATATTATTTTTCATCTCGAAACTTCCGCTTAGAATATTATATATTTTTTCGGACGTGATGTTTTTCCTAAATTACTATCTGGTAGGATACAGAAAAAAGGTGATCACCCAAAACCTTAGAAATTCCTTTCCGGATAAATCAGAAGACGAGATCAGAAAAATCCGAAAAAAATTCTATCGCAATTTCTCAGATTATCTGGTAGAAACCATCAAGTCATTCAGCATCTCGGAAACAGAATCCAGAGTAAGAATGCAGCATATTAACCAGGATCTTTTTCATGAAGCCAAAAAGGAAGGAAAAAATATCATTTTGCTGGCGGGGCATGTCTTCAACTGGGAATGGATCAATGCATTGGCAAGGATTATTCCACAAGCTCATTGCCATCCGGTTTACAGAAAAGTGAACAGTGATTTTTGGGAAAATCAGATGAAAAAAGTTCGAAATAAATTCGGAAATGAAGCTCTGGAAGCCAATGAAGTGATCCGTAACATTTTCAGATCTGAAAATAATGGTGATTCGGCTTACATGTTTGTAGCAGACCAGACGCCTCACTTTTCTCATGTTACGTACGGATTAGACTTTATGCATCAAAGAACTCCTGCATTCATAGGCTATGATAAACTGGCAACCCGAATGGATCTTGCTTTTATTTATTGTGAAATGAAAAAAGTAAAACGGGGTTATTATCAGGTGAATTATTATAGAATCTATCCGGATCAGGAAAGATTCACAGAAAATGAAGTGGTAAGAAAATTTCATAAAATGCTTGAAAACACTTTACATAAACACCCGGACAACTATCTTTGGTCACACAGAAAGTGGAAATATCAGGATTCTATCAAATTTTTTGATTCTGAAAAAAATTAG
- a CDS encoding glycosyltransferase family 2 protein: MQKKLAVAILNWNGKNWLEKFLPNVIQFSQNADIYIIDNLSTDDSIAFLNTHFPTVKIIKNNKNYGFAGGYNAGLKEITNAYYCLLNSDVEVTENWIEPVLDLFEKDSAISAVQPKVLSYNNKKFFEFAGAGGGLIDNLGYPYCRGRIFDDLEEDKGQYDDETEIFWASGCCFFIRSKDFWEQKGFDERFFAHQEEIDLCWRLINSGKKIFYTGKSKIYHVGGGTLNKQSPQKTYLNIRNNLSMMLKNLPFPKLIWLIFFRLCLDGIAGIYFGLKHGFPHLWAVVRAHFGFYGQLPGTWKLRQKHQKDTFYQSKWLIFKHFLGGNNK, translated from the coding sequence ATGCAGAAAAAACTGGCGGTTGCCATCTTAAACTGGAATGGGAAAAACTGGCTGGAGAAGTTTCTTCCGAATGTCATTCAATTTTCTCAAAATGCAGATATCTATATTATTGATAATCTTTCTACTGATGATTCCATAGCATTTCTGAATACCCATTTTCCAACAGTAAAGATCATTAAAAACAATAAAAATTACGGATTTGCAGGAGGGTATAATGCAGGATTAAAGGAAATAACCAATGCATATTATTGTCTTCTTAATTCTGATGTAGAAGTGACAGAAAACTGGATAGAACCGGTATTGGATCTTTTTGAAAAAGATTCTGCCATTTCAGCTGTACAACCTAAGGTTTTATCCTATAATAATAAAAAGTTCTTTGAATTTGCCGGAGCTGGAGGTGGTTTGATTGATAATCTGGGTTATCCTTACTGCAGAGGACGTATTTTTGATGATCTTGAAGAAGATAAAGGACAATATGATGATGAAACAGAGATCTTCTGGGCATCGGGATGTTGCTTTTTTATCCGTTCCAAGGATTTTTGGGAACAAAAAGGGTTTGATGAACGATTTTTTGCCCACCAGGAAGAAATTGATCTTTGCTGGAGGCTTATCAACTCAGGAAAAAAGATTTTCTATACGGGAAAATCCAAAATATATCATGTAGGCGGCGGAACTTTGAACAAGCAAAGTCCTCAGAAAACCTATTTAAACATCAGAAACAATTTGTCTATGATGCTTAAGAATCTTCCGTTTCCTAAGCTGATCTGGCTAATCTTTTTCAGGCTTTGTCTGGATGGTATTGCCGGAATCTATTTTGGATTAAAACATGGCTTTCCTCACCTTTGGGCAGTTGTAAGAGCACATTTTGGTTTTTACGGACAGCTTCCGGGAACATGGAAACTTCGCCAGAAACATCAAAAAGATACGTTTTACCAATCAAAATGGCTTATTTTTAAGCATTTTTTGGGTGGAAATAATAAATAG
- a CDS encoding 3'-5' exonuclease, which yields MDFCAIDFETATHEKSSACEMGICVVQDSQIVETKTWLIKPPSFPYFSKFNVAVHGIQPEDVQDAPTFDEIWHEAEELMYGSLMIAHNAGFDASVLRGCFEYYGMFPPKMNYLCSIQLAKKSWNYLPKYGLKPLAEYHQIQFNHHRAGADAEVCAKISLLAFEKLFITRNEEINDSVLKNYIKKL from the coding sequence ATGGATTTCTGCGCAATAGATTTTGAAACAGCCACTCATGAAAAAAGCTCTGCTTGTGAGATGGGAATCTGTGTGGTACAGGACTCCCAAATTGTAGAGACAAAAACTTGGTTAATTAAGCCGCCAAGCTTTCCTTATTTCAGTAAATTCAATGTAGCTGTACATGGGATACAGCCTGAAGATGTACAGGATGCTCCTACTTTTGATGAGATTTGGCATGAAGCTGAAGAACTCATGTATGGATCGCTGATGATCGCCCACAATGCAGGTTTTGATGCCTCTGTTTTAAGGGGATGCTTTGAATATTATGGAATGTTTCCACCTAAAATGAATTACCTGTGCAGCATACAGCTTGCCAAAAAATCATGGAATTACTTACCTAAATACGGATTAAAACCTTTAGCAGAATATCATCAGATTCAATTCAATCACCACAGAGCAGGTGCTGATGCGGAGGTTTGTGCAAAGATATCCCTGTTGGCATTTGAAAAGCTTTTCATTACAAGAAATGAGGAAATAAATGATTCAGTTTTAAAGAACTACATCAAAAAATTGTAA
- a CDS encoding T9SS type A sorting domain-containing protein, with protein MKKLLLSLTTISCIFVSAQTALHGADWHLKKIVKNNITYNLPQNSEMGSPILTFSSALNSLTNMNSPICGTNIWAQIYNTEITANSFNFWAKGIGNTNTCTLPENTAFYTQYYDYFSMSSNTYNYQITYAGGMRDLVITNSSGDQAFYQSGLLGTNESKLKQLDKTVNIYPNPVKEGLLHLKNTERIEWVKVYSLEGKLILQSHSSDNEINVSNLLKGGYFIQVKSQSGISIHQFIKE; from the coding sequence ATGAAAAAGCTTTTATTATCCCTTACCACAATCTCCTGTATTTTTGTTTCTGCACAAACAGCACTTCATGGTGCGGACTGGCATTTAAAGAAAATCGTAAAGAATAACATTACCTACAATCTTCCTCAAAACAGTGAAATGGGAAGTCCTATTTTAACGTTTTCATCTGCACTTAATTCATTAACAAACATGAATAGCCCTATTTGCGGAACAAATATCTGGGCCCAGATATATAATACCGAAATAACTGCCAATAGCTTTAATTTCTGGGCTAAAGGCATAGGTAATACAAATACCTGTACCCTTCCTGAGAATACAGCTTTTTATACTCAGTATTATGATTATTTCAGCATGAGTTCTAATACTTATAATTATCAGATTACCTATGCTGGCGGAATGAGAGACCTTGTTATCACCAACAGTAGTGGAGACCAGGCTTTTTATCAATCAGGACTTTTAGGAACAAACGAGTCCAAGTTAAAGCAACTAGACAAAACAGTAAATATTTACCCTAATCCTGTAAAAGAGGGTCTTTTACATCTTAAAAATACAGAACGTATTGAATGGGTAAAAGTATATAGTTTGGAAGGAAAATTAATCCTTCAAAGTCATTCTTCAGATAATGAAATTAATGTCTCTAACCTGCTGAAAGGGGGCTACTTTATACAAGTAAAATCTCAAAGTGGTATTAGCATACATCAATTTATTAAAGAATAA
- the apaG gene encoding Co2+/Mg2+ efflux protein ApaG codes for MMFSKMTSNIKVSVIPEYDSKNSYPSENRYVFKYNITIENDGSFPIKVLKRKWLIFDVGFGYTEIIGDGIIGLTPEIGTGENFAYFSNVMLRSGVGNMSGKYLVKNLETQETFEIEIPKFNLLSEVLSN; via the coding sequence ATGATGTTTTCAAAAATGACTTCCAATATCAAAGTTTCAGTAATACCTGAATATGATAGTAAAAACAGTTATCCATCCGAAAACCGTTATGTTTTCAAGTACAATATTACCATAGAAAATGACGGAAGCTTTCCTATAAAAGTACTGAAAAGAAAATGGCTCATCTTTGACGTAGGATTCGGATATACAGAAATTATCGGTGACGGAATCATCGGCCTGACTCCAGAGATAGGAACCGGCGAAAATTTCGCTTATTTTTCCAATGTAATGCTTCGTTCAGGAGTAGGGAATATGAGTGGGAAATACTTGGTTAAAAACTTGGAAACGCAGGAAACTTTCGAGATAGAGATCCCAAAATTTAATCTTTTATCTGAAGTTTTAAGTAATTAA
- the odhB gene encoding 2-oxoglutarate dehydrogenase complex dihydrolipoyllysine-residue succinyltransferase — translation MSVLEMKVPSPGESITEVEIATWLVKDGDYVEKDQPIAEVDSDKATLELPAEQSGVITLKAEEGDVVQVGQVVCLIDMDAARPEGAAPAAEAPKQEEAPKAAEPAKQEAPKPAAPVAAPTTYATGAPSPAAKKILDEKGMDAGQVSGTGRDGRITKTDAELAAVPALGGSPLTATGSRSTTTTKLSVLRRKIAQRLVSVKNETAMLTTFNEVDMSEIFRLRKLYKEEFAQKHGVGLGFMSFFTKAVTRALEMYPDVNASIDGDFKVNYDFCDISIAVSGPKGLMVPVLRNAENMSFSAVEANIKDLATKVRDGKITVDEMTGGTFTITNGGTFGSMLSTPIINPPQSAILGMHNIIQRPVAVDGQVVIRPMMYVAMSYDHRIIDGKESVGFLVAVKEGIDNPVEVLMGGDERKGLGL, via the coding sequence ATGTCAGTTTTAGAAATGAAAGTTCCTTCACCGGGCGAATCAATTACAGAAGTTGAAATTGCAACTTGGCTTGTAAAAGATGGTGATTATGTAGAAAAAGATCAACCTATCGCTGAAGTAGACTCAGACAAAGCAACTCTTGAATTGCCGGCAGAACAAAGTGGTGTTATCACTTTAAAAGCAGAAGAAGGTGATGTAGTACAAGTAGGTCAGGTAGTTTGTTTAATTGATATGGATGCTGCAAGACCAGAAGGTGCTGCACCTGCTGCTGAAGCTCCAAAACAGGAAGAAGCTCCAAAAGCTGCTGAACCTGCTAAACAAGAAGCTCCAAAACCAGCTGCTCCAGTTGCTGCTCCAACAACTTATGCTACAGGAGCTCCATCTCCGGCTGCTAAGAAAATCCTTGATGAAAAAGGAATGGATGCTGGTCAGGTTTCAGGAACAGGAAGAGACGGAAGAATCACTAAGACTGACGCTGAATTAGCTGCAGTTCCTGCATTAGGAGGAAGCCCTCTTACAGCTACTGGTTCCAGATCTACAACAACAACTAAACTTTCAGTTTTAAGAAGAAAAATCGCTCAGAGATTAGTTTCTGTGAAGAATGAAACAGCTATGTTAACAACTTTCAATGAAGTTGACATGTCTGAAATCTTCAGATTAAGAAAACTATATAAAGAAGAATTTGCTCAAAAACACGGAGTAGGACTTGGTTTCATGTCTTTCTTTACAAAAGCGGTGACAAGAGCATTAGAAATGTATCCAGATGTAAATGCATCTATTGACGGAGACTTCAAAGTAAACTATGATTTCTGCGATATTTCCATTGCAGTTTCAGGTCCTAAAGGATTAATGGTTCCTGTATTGAGAAATGCAGAAAACATGTCTTTCAGCGCTGTTGAAGCGAACATCAAAGATCTTGCTACAAAAGTAAGAGACGGTAAAATTACTGTTGATGAAATGACTGGTGGTACTTTCACAATTACAAATGGTGGTACTTTTGGATCTATGCTGTCTACACCAATCATCAACCCTCCACAATCTGCAATCTTAGGAATGCACAATATTATCCAGAGACCGGTTGCTGTTGACGGACAGGTAGTAATCAGACCAATGATGTATGTGGCGATGTCTTATGATCACAGAATTATCGACGGAAAAGAATCTGTAGGATTCCTTGTTGCGGTAAAAGAAGGTATCGATAATCCTGTTGAAGTATTGATGGGAGGTGACGAAAGAAAAGGCCTTGGATTATAG